The genome window TCTGCTCTAGAAGCCCAGGGGGTGGGGAGACAAGACACCCCCGTTCTCCACCACGGCAGTAGAGATGGAGCGCAGGTTCTTGAAGAGCCTCTTCGAGGAGCTCGACTGGAGAGCCTTCATGTCATTCATGATCCTGTGGTGAGCCTGAGAAGGGAGAAGAGCTTTCATCTACAGCTTCATGAAGCTAAACCAGTTAATTACATAAACATGGCTttaaaagagaacaaaaacatattttaaaaggagGTTAAGATCTATCAAAATAATTTCACAAATCATGCACTTTGATCTTTAGCTTTGAAACACAGTACATATAAAactttaacaaaacactgactaacaaatctctgaaAAAGTTCCTGGATGTGAGACAATGGTGCATCGCCTCTGTATCTTGTCGCGCTAGTTTATTATATCTGTTTCAAGGGCCCTTCTTACCTCGATACACCAGGTCTCACACAGAACCTTCTCATGCTGGGCGGAGGAGTGGCCTTGACTCAGCGATCTGGATGCTCTGTGGGGCGAGGACCAAAAGTTACCCATCGCGGTGAAACATTCACTAGCGCTCCGCCAGAAACAGTGAAAGAAACCAACTCAAAAACGACCAGCGTTTCAACTGGAAGTATTTTTCAAGATCGAAGCTGGAAGGGCT of Polyodon spathula isolate WHYD16114869_AA chromosome 48, ASM1765450v1, whole genome shotgun sequence contains these proteins:
- the LOC121306448 gene encoding very long-chain specific acyl-CoA dehydrogenase, mitochondrial-like — translated: MLLDSILLPRLSSDEQFVLKRVADSAIDLYAMVVVLSRASRSLSQGHSSAQHEKVLCETWCIEAHHRIMNDMKALQSSSSKRLFKNLRSISTAVVENGGVLSPHPLGF